Below is a window of Coriobacterium glomerans PW2 DNA.
TGGCGCTCGTGCAAAAAAGAGTCAAGCGCAGCTTCGGCGTCGATCTCGAGCCTGAGATTCGTCGCGTCGGTGAGTTCTAGCGATCAGGACAGCCCGAGTTCCGAGGCCCTGTACAGATACAATGCGATAACCGCGCACCCGACGGCCACGCACAGAATGCCGAGCGAGATGCCCAGCTTGGCGATACCGCTGCGAGCCGATCTCGTCTTCAACGCGACGACTCCCAAGATGATCGCGATGAGGGCGCATAAGAGGCCCGCAAGCGCCGGCAGCAGGTAGCCCGCAGGAAAGCTCGCGGCACCGAAGAGCACAGACGCGATCGACACCGCGGGCCCGCGTTGGGGCCTGGCCTCGCAGATCTTTGAATTCGATGTCGAGGAGTGGGACCTCGTTGTCTGATCCGTCGTTTCGTCCAAGGTGGCTCTGCCTTTCAAACAGCTCGTGCGGCACCAGGATCGCAACCGCAGGGGCGCATCTCGAATGTAATGGGCTGAAAGGATATCAGGTTGCGGGTTCCAGGGTGCGCAGCCTCTGTGAATTCTTGTCATCTCAGCCTGCTTGCCGCCTCTGGCGATGTGCTAGTGTCGGTGGATACGGGGCGCGTCACCTAGAGGAACGGTTGCAGACAGCCGAGTGAGGCGCCGGGGAGGAGGGCTATGGATGCGATCGATCTCGAGAGGATCGCCCGCGCGGTGGCTGAAGGCGATCTGACCCCTGCGGATCTCATCGAGCATCTGCGGGTCGAATCGGTGAGCGATCTTGGTTATGCGCAGGTGGACAATGAGCGCGGCGTCCGGACAGGGGTTTCAGAGATCATCTACGGGGAGGGGAAGACCCCTTCCCAGATCGCCGGCATCGTAGCTGCCATGCGAGACGCCGGTCAGCGACGCGCTCTCATCACGCGCCTCGATGCCGAGAAGGCGTCCAGCCTGCAGGTGCTAGGAGTGGATATCGCCTATCATGAGCGCGCCCGCGCCGCCGTGAGCGGACCGCTGCCGGATGCGGACGGCAACGGCGAGATACTCGTGCTCACAGCAGGCACAAGCGATCTCGCGGTCGCCGATGAGGCGGTGCTCACCGCGCGGTTCCTCGGCAACCGCGTGACGTGCGTGCATGATGTCGGCGTGGCCGGCATCCATCGGTTGCTTTCGCACGCACGGCAGATCAGCCATGCTCAGGTGATCATCGCGATAGCCGGTATGGAGGGGGCGCTTCCCAGCGTCGTGGCGGGCCTTGCATCATGTCCGGTCATCGCTGTTCCCACGAGCGTCGGGTACGGTGCGAGCTTCGGCGGCATCGCTGCGCTGCTCGGGATGCTCAACAGCTGTTCGAGCGGCATCTCTGTTGTGAACATCGACAATGGATTCGGTGCCGCATATCAGGCATCGCTCATCAATCATCTGAAAGCAAGGGAGCATGACATATGATCTGCGACAACAACGAGGGTGCGGATGCAGGGTGCACGCTGTATCTGGAGTGCGGAAGCGGTATCGCCGGAGACATGCTTGTTGCGGCCCTGCTCGATTTGGGGGGAGATGCCGCGGAGCGCTCCGTGCGACGGGCGCTCGAGAGCCTTCCGGTGAGAGGGTATGAGATCTGCATCTCGCATGTGAGAAAATCCGGTATCCTCTGCTGCGACTTCGCGGTCTTGCTCGATCAAGACCATCAGAACCGGGATCACGATATGGCCTATCTCCAAGGGGCGCCGCATCATGGTCCCAAGCAGCATGCATGTTCGTCAAGCGAGCAACGGCGGCACATCCACCGGCATGATCACGCTCATCGCGGACTGGCTGATATCCTGGGACTCATCAACGGAGCCGACATGACGTCGGGCGCTCGCGCCCTTGCTCGAGACACCTTTTCGATACTGGCTGAGGCAGAGGCGAAAGCGCACGCTCTGCCCCTTGATCAGGTTCACTTCCACGAGGTGGGAGCCGTCGACTCGATTGTGGACATAGTTTCCGCCGCTGTGCTCATCGATCACCTGGGCGTGCAAAGCACGGTGATTCCCTCCCTCACCGACGGACACGGTTCGATCAGATGCCAGCACGGCGTCATCCCGGTACCCGTCCCCGCGACGCTCAATATCTGCGCGGCCCACGGACTGCCGCTCGCTTCCTCGCAGATCGCAGGCGAGCTCGTCACGCCGACGGGAGCAGCGCTCGCGGCGGCCCTTCGCCCGTTGTTCGAGCTGCCGGCGCGCTACACGGTGAGACAGGTGGGAATAGGTGCCGGCAAGCGCGCCTACGAGCGGCCATCGATGCTGCGGGCGCTCATCATCGAGGAGATGCCTGTTTCGTCGACCGATCAGATGGGCCTGCTCGGCTGTCCGGCCGGCGCGCGCAATACGGTCACGAAGATCGAATGCGATATCGACGACTCCACCGGCGAGGTGCTCGCGTACGCGGCCGATCGTCTGCGTGAGGCCGGTGCTCTCGAGGTTCACTGGATAGCGGTCCTGGGAAAGAAGGGGAGGCCGGCGCACCAGCTCGAGGTGATCTGCGACAGTCAAGCCGCCGCGCTCATGGAGCGGATCATCTTCAGCGAGACCTCTACGATCGGGCTGCGGAGCCAGCTCATGGAACGCACATGCCTCGAACGTGCTATGAGTTCTGCAATGACACCATGGGGGTCTGTCAGCATCAAGTGCGTGACACTGCCCGACGGCACACAGCGCAGGACGCCCGAATATGACGATTGCGCAGCGATAGCCGAAAGTGAAAATATCCCTGTTCAAAGCGTTTTCAACACTGCGACACAGGCGGCATATCGCGACGGTTGCCGAGATGAAGTTGTTCCGGTCTCATCCATATGATAGTGTGGTAAAAAATGCTAACATATTTAGAGCGGACAGTTTGTCCGCTTCTATATATGCAGATGTGACAGGGCAGCAGATAGCAGGTCTTCGCAACGGAGGTCTGTCGAGAGGGCGGGTGCGATGCGCTGGTTTCATAAGAGGTCAATCGGTGCAGGTGCGTGCGAGACCCACATCGGCCTGCATCGCCTCGCGGCCTTTGTCATAGCGGCGATCATCATCGCATGCACTGCGTTGTCGGTCGAATCTGTCGGATTTGCTGATCCCTCGTCTGGTGGTCGCGAGGCAGCTGTCATCGAAAAAGGCTCGGCGTCGGGCGAGAAAGATGGTGGCGATGCGCATGATGCTCATGGCGATGCCGCGACCGATACCGCAGATGCGGACGCGCACGGCAAGAAAGAGCCCGATACCGCAGATGCGGATGCGCACGACAAGAAAGAGCCCGATGCCGCAGATGCGGACGCGCACGGCAAGAAAGAGCCCGATGCCGCAGATGCGGGCTCGCACGACAAGAAAGAGCCCGATGCCGCAGATGCGGACTCGCACGACAAGAAAGAGCCCGATGCCGCATCGGGGGACAAGAACTCAGATGGTCCCTCAGCGGATGACCGCCCTGTGCTACATGGCATCAAGAGCATAAACGGAGAGCGGTTCACCTCCGATCAGGCGCACGGCACGTTTACCGTCGATCTCTCCGTTGCCACGGGCGAGTCGGGCGCGCTCGTGGAAGACATCATGAAGGTCGATGGAAACTCTTGGAGCGGAGACGGTGCCGACAAGGGCAGCTACACGTTTTGGAAGCTCAGCTTGAAGGGAACCGATGACGGCACGGACTACGGAACAAAGCAAAGGGGCAGCGGCGGCAACCAATCGAATACCGGAACCAACATCTCCCGGGTCAAGAAGGATGCGGACGGCGAGATCGAGTTCATTCCCTTGGATAAGAACGGCAATCCGGGCTCTTGGACGAAGGTGCACGGAAACGGCTCCGATCTGCAATTCGTTTTCTACTTTCTACAGGATATGCCCGTCGGAAGCAATCCGTCCTACGTGAAGTTTCATGTATCTGATTGGTTCGTTCGCGACTTCACGCCCCCGGGAGGTCGGGGAAGCTCCACGGGGAGAGGCATCATCGTCGAGGTAGTCGATCGAGACAGCGCCGAACAGCTCGCCCAGAGCGGAACCATGTATTACTACAGCACCACGTCTGGGGTGGAGACGCTGACGGCTGACGCGGTTGATCTGGGCAAATACCAGATCACCGGTATCGAGAAGTTCAAGGCGGCTGATCAGGGCAACTCGAGGCCGTGGACCTCTACTGCCAAGGAGGATGCGAACAACCCGATCGCAAGCTACACCTTCGATCAGATGCATGACGGCACCATGGCTGTGAAGTGGGATAAAGACGATCCCAACCATGTGATCTTCACCGTCAGCGTCAGCAGAACCGCTCAGGTGAGCCTCGAGAAGCGCCTCACCGGCCCTGATTCCGATGTCTATCAGAACAAGACCTTCACATTCTCGGCTGGGTTGGAGGTACCCGACGGCAATCCATTATCGACGGCCTACCCCGCAAAAGGGCTTGCAGACGGTGCGACAGAGGTCCGTGTGACCAAGGATGCTTCAGATCCGTCTCGCGGTGAGATCACCGGTATCGCTGCGCGACCGGGTGTCCCGATCACGATCAGCGGTCTGCCTCCAGAGACAGGGGTGCACTTCAGTGAGGCAGGTACTCCGGAACGCGATCCCTCGGTGTTCACGACTTCATTTGACAACGATGTTTCTCACAGCACCGACGGTTCCGCGACGGCTCGCGAGGTCGACCAGACCGGGGACAAGCGGCCCCAGACCGTCACGACGACGAACCGGGTGAGTTCGGGACAAGGCAAGCTTACCGTCACCAAGAAGTTTACCGGACTCAAGAAGATGACAAGTCAGGACCGCATCAATCTCAACGAGTCCTTTCTGATAGAGTCCGATGGCAAGGCCTTTCCCGCGCTGCTTCTCAACAACTGCACTGATGTTACGCCATCTGGTGGAATCTTGGATGAGAGCGCGGACGAGGTCACCTACACATGGAAGCTGAGCAGAGTTGCAACCGGGCCGGCCACGCTCATCGAGCGCAACTACGCCGTCTCCTCGACTGACGTCGCGGCACAGACACGTATCGGCGAAGGTTCCTACAACCTCTCCGACACCGTCGTACTGAAGAATATATCCGATACCCCTACGGCAGTGCTGTTCATGAATGAATACGGATCGGGCAGCACGGACCTGAGCGTTCACAAGAATTGGGAGCGCACCGAACAGGATGAGAAGCTCCCCGTCACCGTCGAGGTCGACTGGAAGGGGTCCATACCCGGCGCAACGGGCGAGGTGCCGGGGGGCCTTGTAGGCACCTACACCATCGACGCGAAGACCGATTGGGCGATGGCTCTTCAGGGGCAGCCGACGCACAGCACGGTGTTGGGAGATATAACCTACAGTGTGACCGAGACCGCTGTCGGCGGTTCTGATCCCGAGGATGCCGGATTCACCTCGACGGTTTCAACAGACGGAGTCAACGCCTTCACCGTCACCAACGAGAAGACGCTCAAGATCGGGCTCAGAATCAAAAAAGTCGACGAGGACGGTGGATCGCCGCTACAAGGTGCCGCATTCACTCTGAGCGATGAAGACGGGACCCCCGTCGGTGAGGAGACCAAGGTCGATTCGGATGGCGTCGCAGCCTTCGATGATGTTCGCGTCGGTTCCTACCTCATCTCCGAGACGTGCGCGCCCGCCGGCTACCAGCTCGCCGCGAACCCTTACCGGCTCAACGTATCGGTTGACGCTGTCACCGTGTTCGTGCCCGATGCTCAAGGCCACTACCCGGATACCGGTGTCGTCGTGCCGGCCTCAGAGGACGGGGCGTATCGGATGACGTTCTCCGACCGGAAGGCTCCGAACCTTCCCTCGACGGGGCTGCCGGGCCCTGCGATAGCCGAGGCGGCAGCTGTGACCGTCGCGGTCGCAGCGGGCCTGCATGCTCTGGCGTCGGCATTCGTGCGCAGACAGGGTTGATCAAGGGGCGGGGATGCCGAATGGAACCGGTGGCACTTGTGAATCAGCCTTCGGTCGCATAGAGTTGATCTGAGCCGGGCAGATAGTTCGTATTCGCCCCGCCCGGCCGCGGTCGAGAGGATCTTGTCATGAAATACCTTGTTGCATCCGATATCCACGGATCCGCCTATTGGACCGAGCGGCTGCTGGAGACCATTGAAGAGGAGCGGCCCGATTGCATCTGCCTTCTGGGCGACCTGCTCTATCATGGCCCGCGCAACGATCTGCCGCGCGATTATGCGCCCAAGCGCGTACTCGCTCAACTCAACGAACTCGCCGGAAGCGTGCGCCTGCTCGCCGTTCGCGGGAACTGCGATTCCGAGGTCGACCAGATGGTTCTGTCTTTTCCGTGCATGGCCGACTATCTCGTCGCATTCGATCAGGCGAGCGGATGCGAGCTGTTCTTGACTCACGGCCACGTGTTCGGTCCCGGGCTCGATGTCAGCGTCGACAGGATGCCGCAGCTTCCGAGTGGATCCGCTCTCGTCTTCGGACACACGCACGTCAAGGTCAACGAGCAAAGCGCTGCCTGTCCGGGTATCCGATTGTTCAACCCCGGAAGCGTCTCGATTCCGAAAGACGGATCGAACAGTTGCGGTATCTATGAATCCGGAGAGTTTCGTCACGTGCTGCTGGAACCCGGGTCCTCGCGATGAGGGAAGCGGTCGATGCGCGAGAGGCCATCCAGTCGCTCATCGAGACCATCTGGCGATTGCGTCAGCCGGGAGGCTGTCCCTGGGATCGCAAGCAGACTCATGTATCCATCGCGGGAAATATGGTCGAGGAGGCATACGAGGCTCTCGACGCGATCGAGCGGGATGATACGGAGCATCTGCGCGAAGAACTCGGCGATGTCCTCATGCAGGTCCTCATGCAGGCTCAGATCGCTGCCGATGCCGATGAGTTCACCTTCCAGGATGTGGCGCGAGACGTCGAAGCGAAGCTCATCCGACGGCATCCTCACGTTTTCGCAAACGATGTCGCAGACGATGTCGCAGATGTCTCCGCCCTCTGGGATCGCGTGAAGCTTCAGGAGCGATCCGATTTCTCCGAGCGGCACGGTCGGGGCGGGTCCTCAGGGGAGAGCCTGCTTGACAGCGTGCCGAGGGCGCTGCCGGCTCTGCGTCAGGCGCAGAACGTATCGCGCAAAGCGGCGGCGATCGGCCTTGATTTGGATGATCGCGAGGCCGTCTGGGATCGGATGGACCGAGACCGGGCTGCGTTTCGGGCCGATCCGCCTGATAGCCCTGAAAGAGAGTCTGAACTCGGCGACCTTTTGTTCTCTCTTGTCAACATCGCGCGCATCGCCGATATCGACGCCGAACGCGCGCTCAGGGCGAGCACTTCGGCTTTTCGCAGACGCTGGCAGACCGTCGAGCGGCTCGCAGGGGAAACGGGAGCGAATGCGGAGCATCTGTCCGCATCGGAGCTCAATATGCTGTGGGATCAGGCGGGGCGCGAGGGGAGTACAATGGAGCGCAGCGCGAACAGGTGATATGGAGCGGGTGTTACCGCATTCGATTCGTGTCATCTCGTTGAATCCTCGACCGTCTGCCTCAACCTCACGGGGGAGGGCATACTAGCGGGGCTTATTCGGCTAATCGCGGATTCGGTCTTTGTCTGACGAGCGAAAGGAAGACAGCATGAGTGAGATTCTGGACGTCTACGGGCGCGAGGTTCTGGACTCGCGGGGCAATCCGACCGTCGAGGTCGAGGTCGTTTTGGAGGATGGTTCGTTCGGGCGCGCCATGGTCCCCTCCGGTGCCTCGACGGGTGCCTTTGAAGCAGTCGAGCTTCGCGACGAGGACAAGGGACGCTATCTCGGCAAAGGGGTCACAAAGGCTGTCGATCACGTCAACAAGGAGTGCGCCGACGCCGTACTCGGTATGGATGCCTTCGACCAGCGGGCTCTCGACGCGGCGCTGCTCGTCGCAGACGGCACGCCCAACAAGGCGAACCTTGGCGCCAACGCGATCTTGGGGGTCTCGATCGCCGTGGCCCGAGCGGCGGCCCAGTCAGCCGGCCTCGAGCTGTTCAGCTATCTGGGTGGCGTGAACGGTCATCTGCTGCCAACGCCGATGATGAACATCTTGAACGGCGGAGCCCACGCGGACAACAACGTGGATTTCCAGGAGTTCATGATCATGCCGGTCGGTGCTCCCACGTTCGCAGAGGGACTCCGGTGGTGCTCGGAGGTCTACCACACGCTGAAGGGCGTGCTGAAAGCTGACGGGCACAACACCGGTGTCGGGGACGAGGGCGGCTTCGCGCCTGATTTCAAGACGAACGCCGAACCGCTCGACTACGTCACGAAGGCCGTGGAGGCGGCCGGCTTCAAAGCCGGTGAGGACTTCATGTTCGCGATGGATCCCGCCTCAACCGAGTTCTTCGACAAGGAACGCGGTGTGTACATGCTCAAGGGCGAAGGCCGCGAGCTGTCGAGCGACGAGATGATCGATTACTGGGAAGGCCTCGTGGACAGCTACCCGCTGATCTCGATCGAGGATGGTCTGGCGGAAGAGGACTGGGACGGATGGGTGAAGCTCACCGCTCGACTCGGCGATCGGATCCAGCTCGTCGGCGACGATCTGTTCGTCACGAATACGAAGCGCTTGAAGAAGGGCATCGATTTGCATGCGGGCAATGCGATCCTTATCAAGGTGAACCAGATCGGCACCCTGACCGAGACGCTCGACACCATCGAGATGGCCAAGCAGGCAGGATACGCCTGCATCGTGTCGCATCGCTCTGGAGAGACCGAGGACGCCACGATTGCCGACCTCGCCGTCGCGACGAATGCGGGTCAGATCAAATCCGGCGCCCCGTGCCGCTCTGATCGCGTTGCGAAGTACAATCAGCTTCTCCGTATCGAGGATGAGCTGTATGCCTCTGCGCGCTATGCCGGAAGAACCGCATTTTACGGGATCGCTGCAAAATCTTGAAAAGCGGCCTGATCCGATTCCTGTGACCCAGGTGGTTCATTCACGGTGGAACGTCGAAGGGAGTACGCTCTCTTCGACGTTCTTCGTATGATGTGGGGTTGCCTCGAACCGAGGGCAAGTGAGGCGATCCGAAAAAAGGAGGGACCATCCGATTTCCATCGGATGGTCCCTCTCGGGTCCCTTCTGTCGCGCGCGACGGCTCAGTCGTTCACCCAGACCCTCTCGGTGCCGCTCTTGACGTGATCGGTTCCGGTCTGGACGCGCTGATAGGATCCGCGGTCCTCGCGGTGCGCCGGTACGTCGACGACGGTGGTGTAGTAGGAGGTGTCACTGAAGTTCAGATTGATGTGACTCATCGAGTAAGTGCGCAATTCCTCTTTACTGTGTGCCTTGTGGCCGTCGCTGAACGTGAATTCGATCACCAGCTTTTTGCTCGTCTTCGCGGGGACGTCAACCCAGTTGGACACCCATCTGTTCTCGTAGCGCGGCACGTCGGTGTAGACGTCTCGCGTCTCCCAGTGGCCGTGCTTGCCGCCGCCGCCGCCGGAGGGCGTCGGGGTCGGCCCGGGCTTCGGCGAGGCCCCCGATCCGGAGTCGTCCGCCTGCGCGGGCGAGTCGTCCCGCCCGGACTTGCTCGGATCGCCCGTCGCCGGGTCGGTCCGCTCGCTCTCGCCGGTCGCCGGGTCGCCTCCGCCGGCTGCTCCCGGGGTCTCCGGGGTCGGCTCGGCCTCCTTTTGCGCGGCGTCCCGGACCTTGTCGCCCGCGCTCGGCGCGGCTGCGGCGTTGGTCTCGATCGCGGTGACGACCCGCTTGCCGGCATCGCCCTTCAGGGTCTCGTCGCCGGTCCCGACGGCGAGCCTGGCGTTGGCGATGATCTCGGCGAGCTCGGCGTCGGTCGGCTCGGCCAGGGCCTCGAACCTCGCCTTGATCACATTTTTATCTCGATGCGCGTCCAGCCGTCCGTCCGATGCAGCCTCGATCTCGAAGGCCGTCTCCTTCGGGGCCCTGTAGGTGCTCCCGTCGGCGTTCACCGGCGGCACCCATCGGATCTTCCACTTTCCCGGGATCAGCTTCGCGATCGCGGTTCCCTTGTGATTCTTCGCGTCGGTGGGGTCCACGGCGCGGCTGAAGGTCCGCTCGTCGGCGCCGGTCGGCGTCAGCGTGGCCACCGCCGCGCTCGAGCCGTCCTTCCAGCCGGGCGCGTCGATGTCGAAGGCGACCTCGACGACGTCACCGCCTCCGCTCTCGCTTCCGGTCTCGGCTGCGGCCGATCTCCATCCTCCGGTCGCCCACGTCGCGCCCGCGACGCCCGCGACGACCAGGGTCGCGCCGATCGCGCCGGCGATCGCCCTTTTCCGATGGGTCGCGACCCATCCTCTCATCTTCCCCATCATGTCCATCAACATATGCGGTCCGTCTTCTTTCTCGTGTCAGATTATCTTTCGCATCTGGGATCGATGGGCCCGTCGACCTGCACGTGCTCGTCCTTCTGGAATCTGCGAATCAACATGTTGCTTGCAGGCAGGCATCATGTGAATCGTGGAGACGGCTTGTTCAGAGCCGATCGAGAATCGCGCTGGTGTTCGCCACGTTCATGGCATTCAGCACGAAATTTCCGGCGTTGATGAGGTTGGAGACTTCTAGCTTTCGGGCAATCTCCTGCTGATTGACTAGCATCAGCTCCATCTGCTTTGACTGGAGATGCATATATGCCTCGACGTTGCGCCTATGAGCATCGGTCTCGTAGAGGTTGACCATCTCGCTCACATCGGATGCGCGATGGTTTTTCACGAGCATGATGAAGCTCTCGACCGTTCTCACATTGTAGTAATCCGGAGGGAACCACGATGCGGTCCTCTCCAGAAGCTCCTGCCGCAGGCGATCTATCTCGCGGACCGTGCAATCATAGCGTGCGGAGTATTCCGCGAGCGCACGCGCATTGCCGGTTCTGATCTCCTTGTTTTCCGCATCCACCTTCGCGTTGCGTCTGGTGACCGCTGTCTTGGCGGCGATCAGGGCGATCACAACGGCGACAGCGTAGCTGCCGATGTAGACGAAGACAGCCGAAGGCGGGAGCTCTGCGTCGTTGGCGACGTGGATGATATTGGTGATGCCGACGAAGGCGATACCAACCAGCAGAGCGAGCCCGACGATCAGGAGCCTTCGTCTTCCTGTCGTCCATCCTCTCCAGAACAGCGCGAGGATCGCCATACAGAGGACGACCTCGTCGAACTTTCCGGTCAGAAGTCCTTTCAAAACCACAACGGCGACAATGGCGATGCCGAACACGAACAGCCCGTATTCCGACTTCTGTCCCACAGTTCTCGATTCCAGCCTTTTCTGCTCCTGCCGGTAGTTGAGCACCAGGGAGGCCTGTGTCGTGTACTGCTCCAGAATGAGAAGGAGGCTGTCCCTGACGAAGCACAGCTCATCCAGCAAACTTCGTCCGCACGGTGAGGCAGATGCAGCCGAAGGCGCGTCTCCGTTTCCCTGCTGCACCTCCCTGCCGCATTTCGGGCAGTATGCCCCGCCATGCTGGATCTCCTCGCCGCACGTGCTGCAATACATCGTTTCGGTTCCTCTCATGAGTCGTCTGCGGGGCTGTCGCGTTCACCAGTCTTCGGGAGCGTGATCGATACAATACGACCGAGCTGTATAACACTGATTCAACACAATACTACTGCATCTAAACAAGTGCAAATCTGCATAGGACATGAAACTCTCTTCAGATGGATAAAAGACTCGAGCGTCAGATCGGGGCGCGCATCCAGTTGCTGCGTCGTGCGAGGACCGGGCTGAGCCAGGAGAAGTTCTCTGTGGCAGCTGGGATCGATTACAGCTATCTCGCCGGGGTCGAGCAGGGGAGGCACAGGTTGTCGGTCTCCATGCTCAAGCGCATCGCCGATGGACTTGATCTTTCCATGTCGGAGATTCTCAAGGGGCTGTGATCAGACGCGCGCTCATCCCTGCTGGGATTTCAAGGTTTTCGCGGATCCGTCTGCGTTCGGATCTGCCGTCGCGCTCTCTCAGCGCGGCTCGGTCGCGCGCTCGCTGGCAGCCAGAACCCAGATGCGCCGCCCGAGATCTATGAGCATAGCGGCTCTTTCATCGTTTGCGAGGCCGTTTCGGCGCGCGTAGGCGGACGGATCAAGAAGAGACTCCAGCATGATGACATCGGCCTCATCGCGGTACACCTCGAGATCGCGCGCGTCCATGCTGATCAAGTCGGAGTCCACGGCCTCCACCATCACCCCTCGCGTCGTCACTCCCGCTACGACGAAACGCCGGCAGCCGTCATCGATCGCGCGCACGGCGTCTCCAATGCGCACGAGGACGCCCTTGCTGTCGCGCGGTTGCGGCACCTGAGCTCGGATGCGCTCCAGCATCGACTGAAATGCCCGCATCAGGTACAGCGGCTCGATCTCACCATCCATCACCTGCTCGAGTTCCCTCTCGAAGCTCTGTCTCGCTTGCCGCCCGTCGTCGACGAGCGCCCATGGTCTCCCGTATGGCTTTTCGAGCAGGGCGATGCCGCCATCGCGTGGATCGGCGAAGTAGGCGAGCACTCTCTTGCCGTCGCAGTCCTCAACCTCGAGGAGGCCGCTCAGGTACTGCTGCTCCACGGGTCCCTCGGGCAGATGCATGGACTTTTTCAGGCGACCCGTCAGGTCCGGTTGGTAGTCCCTCGCCCCCTCGCTGTCAGCCTCCATGCCATCGATGACGATCTCTTCATTCATGCGCGCATCCTTTCATATGATCCCCCGTTCGGCGTAGATGGCGTTCTTCTGCTGCCTCTGACTTGCGAATGATGGT
It encodes the following:
- a CDS encoding zinc ribbon domain-containing protein, which gives rise to MRGTETMYCSTCGEEIQHGGAYCPKCGREVQQGNGDAPSAASASPCGRSLLDELCFVRDSLLLILEQYTTQASLVLNYRQEQKRLESRTVGQKSEYGLFVFGIAIVAVVVLKGLLTGKFDEVVLCMAILALFWRGWTTGRRRLLIVGLALLVGIAFVGITNIIHVANDAELPPSAVFVYIGSYAVAVVIALIAAKTAVTRRNAKVDAENKEIRTGNARALAEYSARYDCTVREIDRLRQELLERTASWFPPDYYNVRTVESFIMLVKNHRASDVSEMVNLYETDAHRRNVEAYMHLQSKQMELMLVNQQEIARKLEVSNLINAGNFVLNAMNVANTSAILDRL
- a CDS encoding helix-turn-helix domain-containing protein: MDKRLERQIGARIQLLRRARTGLSQEKFSVAAGIDYSYLAGVEQGRHRLSVSMLKRIADGLDLSMSEILKGL